From a region of the Zingiber officinale cultivar Zhangliang chromosome 4B, Zo_v1.1, whole genome shotgun sequence genome:
- the LOC121975391 gene encoding cysteine-rich and transmembrane domain-containing protein WIH2-like isoform X1 yields the protein MSYYNQQQPPIGVPPPQGYEKDAYPPPGYPPAGYPPPQGYPPAGYPPSQGYPPAGYPPPYGQPPPQQQQRSGSSFMEGCLAALCCCCLLDACF from the exons ATGAGTTACTACAACCAGCAGCAACCGCCGATCGGCGTCCCTCCTCCCCAGG GGTACGAAAAGGATGCCTACCCACCGCCTGGCTATCCTCCGGCAGGTTATCCGCCTCCGCAGGGTTATCCTCCGGCTGGGTACCCGCCTTCGCAGGGTTACCCTCCGGCTGGGTACCCGCCTCCGTACGGGCAGCCGCCGCCCCAGCAGCAGCAGAGAAGCGGGTCTTCGTTCATGGAAGGATG CCTGGCTGCTCTGTGCTGTTGCTGCCTTTTGGATGCATGCTTCTGA
- the LOC121977673 gene encoding nudix hydrolase 17, mitochondrial-like, whose product MVTLVSRQGRQLQRYSKNGSRLVVGCIPYKFNPGEEADKSMEVLVVSSPKGNGLLFPKGGWETDETIKEAASREAMEEAGVQGHIERKLGKWKYKSRTYDSYYEGTMFPLHVTQELGDWPEMHTRERKWVTVAEAKEGCQHPWMKEALERLVERLYSSSSCSSSGGGGGEATPAS is encoded by the exons atggtgacgTTGGTTTCTCGACAGGGAAGGCAACTCCAGCGATACAGCAAGAACGGCAGCCGCCTCGTCGTcgg GTGCATTCCTTACAAGTTTAATCCCGGCGAGGAGGCCGATAAATCGATGGAGGTCCTCGTCGTCAGCTCGCCCAAAGGCAATGGCTTGCTCTTCCCAAAG GGTGGTTGGGAGACAGACGAGACGATTAAAGAAGCAGCTTCGAGGGAGGCAATGGAGGAAGCAGGAGTGCAAGGCCACATTGAG AGGAAACTTGGGAAATGGAAGTACAAGAGCAGAACCTACGATTCTTACTATGAAGGCACCATGTTCCCTCTCCATGTCACGCAGGAGCTCGGAGACTGGCCGGAGATGCACACGAGAGAGCGCAAATGG GTGACGGTGGCTGAAGCGAAAGAAGGGTGCCAGCATCCGTGGATGAAAGAAGCACTGGAGAGACTGGTGGAGAGACTCTACAGCAGCTCGAGCTGCAGcagcagcggcggcggcggcggcgaagcAACTCCAGCTTCTTAG
- the LOC121975391 gene encoding cysteine-rich and transmembrane domain-containing protein WIH2-like isoform X2 — translation MSYYNQQQPPIGVPPPQGYEKDAYPPPGYPPAGYPPPQGYPPAGYPPSQGYPPAGYPPPYGQPPPQQQQRSGSSFMEGWDR, via the exons ATGAGTTACTACAACCAGCAGCAACCGCCGATCGGCGTCCCTCCTCCCCAGG GGTACGAAAAGGATGCCTACCCACCGCCTGGCTATCCTCCGGCAGGTTATCCGCCTCCGCAGGGTTATCCTCCGGCTGGGTACCCGCCTTCGCAGGGTTACCCTCCGGCTGGGTACCCGCCTCCGTACGGGCAGCCGCCGCCCCAGCAGCAGCAGAGAAGCGGGTCTTCGTTCATGGAAGGATG GGACCGCTAG